One window of Sinorhizobium fredii NGR234 genomic DNA carries:
- a CDS encoding substrate-binding periplasmic protein: MKQLILAFFLGLSAAAHAETIHFVTEEYPPYNFSTDKGASGASVDQIALIMKAVKLPYEIEVLPWARAFALAESNPFHCVFTTGHDAERDRKFKWIEPLLVDHMIMVRHKDSAVELDSLDEARQFIVGTQREDFSANYLKEHDFQRIDYAASLDSTLKKLIAGRVDLMMTSEKTFETMQADGKPIEAALVLEGKQYGIACHNDMPDDIVTRMQVELNRLIATGTQDRIYEQYGLRPDGIRQAAK, translated from the coding sequence GTGAAGCAACTGATCCTGGCATTCTTCCTCGGTCTGTCCGCCGCCGCTCACGCCGAGACCATCCATTTCGTCACCGAGGAGTACCCACCCTACAATTTCTCGACCGACAAGGGAGCGAGCGGCGCCTCGGTCGACCAGATCGCCCTGATCATGAAGGCGGTCAAGCTGCCGTACGAGATCGAGGTCCTGCCGTGGGCGCGCGCCTTTGCGCTTGCGGAAAGCAACCCCTTCCATTGCGTTTTCACGACCGGCCACGATGCCGAGCGGGACAGGAAGTTCAAGTGGATCGAACCGCTTCTCGTCGATCACATGATCATGGTGCGCCACAAGGATTCCGCCGTCGAGCTTGATTCCCTCGATGAGGCCAGGCAGTTCATCGTCGGGACGCAGCGCGAGGACTTTTCCGCCAACTATCTGAAGGAGCATGACTTTCAGAGGATCGACTATGCCGCCAGCCTCGACTCGACGCTCAAGAAGCTGATCGCCGGCCGCGTCGACCTGATGATGACCTCGGAAAAGACCTTCGAGACCATGCAGGCCGACGGCAAGCCTATCGAAGCAGCGCTGGTGCTCGAGGGCAAGCAATACGGCATCGCCTGCCACAACGACATGCCCGATGATATTGTCACGCGCATGCAGGTCGAACTCAACCGCCTGATCGCCACGGGAACCCAGGATCGCATCTACGAGCAGTATGGCCTGCGCCCGGACGGAATAAGGCAGGCGGCGAAATAG
- a CDS encoding putative bifunctional diguanylate cyclase/phosphodiesterase, translating to MMHSVESRFIAIVCSAMLVFVAPLLALFLAISSERVSRERLQNVELLMQASGEALGKPIWDFDQDGIERIALSLMNASDVRAVTIRDTAGNILAELPPGSPDAVDGKSLETAISYDSVKGPVPVGGLTVVVPTSGLLLRFSKDEWTILGILLFAVATVFAAALIGNRFIVIRPLMRLTAAVEATRRLGSRHRVDWNSDDEMGALAGNFNAMQDRLEREERELKSAHARATETYNLTPAMLFSRDAAGRLSAVSDYWLLATGYLRDEVIGRSFTDFIDPSWHEAYHQSAKATAVDGDDITELTLPFRKADGEFMTVLILETETSSGEISLSVMTDVTALKQAESRNHTQAITDHLTGLLNRQGFENALDEAILSADQCGMQLACLFIDLDRFKWINDNFGHAAGDAVLRQTVERIRAALRPEDVIARLGGDEFAILIAATDVAVLASEIGESICAALHEPMPITGNELFVSASVGVSVYPAHASGASDLLLKADMAMYARKRDGKNGLQVFDAGMLDAARERHEIEQCIEAGLKEDWFEAWLQPIVSLDDGQIVGFEALMRLDHPEKGLMPPGKIIGIAEETGTIGRIGDRVLEKAIRHLAAISALDGTQSTYLAVNFSPLQFELTLPHKLAALLLKHHISPQRIVVEITEAVLMLDNPEVHAVLKQLNEFGCRIALDDFGTGYSSLSYLNRFPVDIVKVDQSFTRSLSSGAADVRRKSRMLIKGIRTISHQMGCTVVAEGIETDEQWQLLRKLGVDNGQGYLFSRPMPIDGMLTMLENESEAKASTPA from the coding sequence ATGATGCACTCGGTGGAGAGCCGGTTTATTGCAATTGTCTGCAGCGCAATGCTTGTATTCGTTGCGCCTTTGTTGGCATTGTTCCTCGCCATATCCAGCGAGCGGGTCTCGCGGGAGCGCCTGCAGAACGTCGAACTGCTGATGCAAGCCAGCGGGGAAGCGCTTGGCAAGCCTATCTGGGACTTCGATCAGGACGGCATCGAGCGGATTGCTCTTTCGCTGATGAACGCCAGCGACGTTCGCGCCGTCACGATCCGCGATACTGCGGGAAACATCCTTGCGGAACTGCCCCCGGGAAGCCCTGACGCCGTGGACGGCAAGTCCCTGGAAACCGCGATTTCCTACGACAGCGTCAAAGGACCCGTGCCCGTCGGCGGATTGACGGTCGTGGTTCCCACGTCCGGCCTCCTGTTGCGCTTCAGCAAAGACGAGTGGACGATCCTCGGCATCCTTCTTTTTGCCGTCGCTACAGTCTTCGCGGCGGCGCTGATCGGCAACCGATTCATCGTGATCCGGCCGCTGATGCGGCTCACCGCTGCAGTCGAAGCGACGCGGCGCCTCGGATCGCGCCATCGGGTCGACTGGAATTCGGACGACGAGATGGGCGCCCTGGCCGGCAACTTCAACGCGATGCAGGACCGGCTGGAGCGCGAGGAAAGGGAGTTGAAGAGCGCGCATGCCCGCGCGACGGAGACCTATAATCTGACGCCGGCCATGCTTTTCTCCCGTGACGCCGCGGGCCGGCTGAGCGCGGTCAGCGACTATTGGCTGCTGGCGACCGGCTATCTCCGCGACGAAGTGATCGGGCGAAGCTTCACCGATTTCATCGATCCATCATGGCATGAGGCCTACCACCAGAGCGCGAAAGCGACAGCGGTGGATGGTGACGATATCACCGAATTGACCCTGCCGTTCCGCAAGGCGGATGGCGAGTTCATGACCGTGCTCATCCTCGAAACGGAAACGAGCAGCGGCGAGATCTCGCTTTCGGTGATGACCGACGTCACGGCCTTGAAACAGGCCGAAAGCCGCAACCATACCCAGGCGATCACCGACCACCTGACCGGGCTCCTCAACCGGCAAGGGTTCGAGAACGCGCTCGACGAGGCAATTCTAAGCGCCGACCAGTGCGGCATGCAACTCGCCTGCCTGTTCATCGATCTCGACCGCTTCAAGTGGATCAACGACAATTTCGGCCACGCCGCCGGCGATGCGGTCTTGCGCCAGACGGTGGAGCGCATCCGGGCGGCGCTTCGACCTGAAGATGTGATCGCGCGGCTCGGCGGCGACGAATTCGCCATTCTCATTGCCGCAACGGACGTCGCTGTCCTTGCAAGCGAGATCGGAGAGAGCATCTGCGCTGCGCTGCACGAACCGATGCCGATTACCGGAAACGAGCTCTTCGTCAGCGCCAGCGTCGGCGTTTCGGTCTACCCGGCCCACGCCTCCGGCGCCTCCGACCTGCTGCTCAAGGCAGACATGGCCATGTATGCCCGCAAACGCGACGGCAAGAATGGCCTGCAGGTCTTCGATGCCGGCATGCTCGACGCGGCCCGCGAGCGCCACGAGATCGAGCAATGCATAGAGGCAGGCCTGAAGGAGGACTGGTTCGAAGCCTGGCTGCAGCCGATCGTCAGCCTCGATGACGGGCAGATTGTCGGTTTCGAAGCGCTGATGCGCCTTGATCATCCGGAAAAGGGCCTGATGCCGCCGGGCAAGATCATCGGCATTGCCGAAGAGACCGGCACGATCGGCCGCATCGGCGACCGAGTCCTGGAAAAGGCGATCCGGCATCTTGCTGCCATCTCCGCTTTGGACGGAACCCAGAGCACCTATCTCGCCGTCAACTTCTCGCCATTGCAGTTCGAATTGACCCTGCCCCACAAGCTCGCGGCGCTTCTTCTCAAGCATCATATTTCGCCGCAGCGCATCGTCGTCGAGATCACCGAAGCGGTGCTGATGCTCGACAATCCGGAAGTCCACGCGGTCCTGAAACAGCTGAACGAGTTCGGCTGCCGCATCGCGCTCGACGATTTCGGCACCGGCTATTCGTCGCTCAGCTACCTCAACCGCTTCCCGGTGGATATCGTCAAGGTCGATCAGTCCTTCACGCGCTCCCTGAGTTCCGGCGCCGCCGATGTCCGGCGCAAGAGCCGCATGCTGATCAAGGGTATTCGGACGATCTCCCACCAGATGGGCTGCACGGTCGTCGCCGAAGGCATCGAGACGGACGAGCAGTGGCAACTCCTGCGCAAGCTCGGTGTGGATAATGGCCAGGGTTATCTCTTCAGCCGGCCGATGCCGATAGACGGTATGCTGACCATGCTGGAGAACGAATCCGAAGCGAAGGCCAGCACTCCTGCCTAG
- the pth gene encoding aminoacyl-tRNA hydrolase, whose amino-acid sequence MLIIAGLGNPGSKYAGNRHNIGFMAVDAIWQRQGFSSWSKKFKAEIAEGEIAGERVLLIKPQTFMNLSGEAVGEAMRFYKLAPKDIVVIYDELDLIAGKARIKIGGGHGGHNGIKSIDAHCGKEYRRLRLGIGHPGVKDLVHAHVLGDFAKADQAWLSSLLDTIADNAGMLVKGEDSQLMNKIALATGGKPDAEEPQAPKKQVGQSHIHKARNAAQPKKLPATGPMADMLKKMFGSKGD is encoded by the coding sequence ATGCTGATCATCGCCGGACTTGGCAATCCAGGGTCCAAATATGCCGGTAACCGCCACAATATCGGCTTCATGGCGGTCGATGCCATCTGGCAGCGCCAGGGCTTTTCCTCCTGGTCGAAGAAGTTCAAAGCGGAAATCGCCGAGGGCGAGATCGCCGGCGAGCGCGTCCTGCTCATCAAGCCGCAGACCTTCATGAACCTTTCCGGCGAAGCGGTCGGTGAAGCAATGCGCTTCTACAAGCTCGCACCGAAGGACATCGTCGTCATCTATGACGAGCTGGATCTCATCGCCGGCAAGGCGCGGATCAAGATCGGCGGCGGCCATGGCGGCCACAACGGCATCAAGTCGATCGACGCGCATTGCGGCAAGGAATATCGCCGCCTCCGCCTCGGGATCGGCCATCCGGGCGTCAAGGACCTGGTTCACGCGCATGTGCTCGGCGATTTCGCCAAGGCCGATCAGGCCTGGCTTTCGTCCCTCCTCGACACCATCGCTGACAATGCCGGCATGCTCGTCAAGGGCGAAGACTCCCAGCTCATGAACAAGATCGCCCTTGCCACCGGCGGCAAGCCCGACGCGGAAGAGCCGCAGGCGCCGAAGAAGCAGGTCGGCCAATCCCATATCCATAAGGCCCGCAACGCCGCCCAGCCGAAAAAGCTGCCGGCAACCGGTCCGATGGCCGACATGCTGAAGAAGATGTTCGGCTCGAAAGGGGATTAG